From a single Aestuariibius sp. HNIBRBA575 genomic region:
- the xdhB gene encoding xanthine dehydrogenase molybdopterin binding subunit — protein sequence MSVAKPLPHDAARLHVTGTARYVDDIPVPANCLHLAFGMSTCAAGDITQMDLDAVRAAPDVVAVLTADDLPHANDVSPSIHDEPLLATGQVHYVGQPVFLVVARSHDAARHAARLGRITYADRPAILTVEDAINAQSRFEDGPRIWGKGDVPNALKSAPHRLQGQFDMGGQEHFYLEGQASLALPQEGGDMVVHASTQHPTEIQHKVADALGVPMHGVRVEIRRMGGGFGGKESQGNALAVSCAIVANLTGQPTKMRYDRDDDMIITGKRHDFRIEYDVGYDDTGRILAMEVTQHARCGWAQDLSLPVADRAMLHTDNAYLLDHIRITSHRWKTNTQSATAYRGFGGPQGMLGTERVLDHVAFALGMDPVAVRQRNYYADRTDAPDDRHSTTNSVQTTPYGMEVRDFCLNRLTDRLIAQSDYAERRAKVRAWNAENPILKRGIAFSPVKFGISFTLTHLNQAGALVHVYQDGSIHLNHGGTEMGQGLFQKVAQVAASRFGVDVNAVKITATDTGKVPNTSATAASSGSDLNGMAVQIACDKIRARMAQCLADAQGVSPEYIRFANGLVQVGDHSIPFSEAAKQVYESRVSLSATGFYKTPDLAWDRIKGSGRPFFYFAYGASVTEVVIDTLTGENRILRSDILHDAGASLNPALDIGQIEGGYVQGAGWLTTEELIWDNVGRLRTHAPSTYKIPACSDRPDIFNVDLWDEPNPEQSIYRSKAVGEPPFMHGISAWLALGDAVQACGSHWADLQAPATSEAILDAINRARA from the coding sequence ATGAGCGTCGCCAAACCCCTGCCCCACGACGCCGCCCGCCTGCATGTGACCGGAACCGCGCGCTACGTTGACGATATTCCAGTACCCGCCAATTGCCTGCATCTGGCGTTTGGGATGTCGACCTGTGCCGCTGGGGACATCACCCAGATGGATCTGGATGCCGTGCGCGCTGCCCCGGATGTGGTGGCTGTGTTAACCGCCGATGATTTGCCCCATGCCAATGATGTCAGCCCGTCCATCCACGACGAACCGTTGCTGGCCACGGGCCAAGTGCACTATGTCGGCCAACCCGTGTTTCTGGTGGTCGCGCGCAGCCATGACGCCGCCCGGCACGCCGCGCGTTTGGGGCGCATCACCTATGCGGATCGCCCCGCTATTCTGACGGTTGAGGATGCCATCAACGCCCAGTCCCGGTTCGAAGACGGCCCACGGATTTGGGGCAAAGGCGACGTGCCAAACGCCCTGAAATCGGCCCCTCATCGTTTGCAGGGGCAATTTGATATGGGCGGTCAGGAACATTTCTATCTAGAAGGCCAAGCCAGCCTTGCCCTGCCCCAAGAAGGCGGGGACATGGTTGTGCATGCCTCAACCCAGCACCCAACGGAAATCCAACACAAAGTGGCCGATGCGCTGGGGGTGCCAATGCACGGCGTGCGTGTTGAAATCCGCCGCATGGGGGGCGGATTTGGCGGCAAAGAAAGCCAAGGCAATGCGCTGGCCGTGTCCTGTGCGATTGTCGCCAACCTGACCGGGCAACCGACCAAAATGCGCTATGACCGCGATGACGATATGATCATCACCGGCAAACGTCATGATTTTCGCATCGAATATGATGTTGGCTATGATGACACGGGTCGGATATTGGCGATGGAAGTGACCCAACATGCCCGCTGCGGCTGGGCGCAGGATCTAAGCCTGCCGGTCGCGGATCGCGCCATGTTGCACACCGACAATGCCTATCTGCTGGATCACATCCGCATCACGTCCCATCGCTGGAAAACCAACACCCAAAGCGCCACCGCCTATCGTGGATTTGGCGGTCCTCAGGGCATGTTGGGCACCGAACGTGTGCTGGATCACGTGGCCTTTGCGCTGGGGATGGACCCGGTGGCGGTGCGGCAGCGGAATTATTACGCGGATCGCACCGATGCCCCGGATGATCGTCATTCGACCACCAATAGCGTCCAGACCACGCCTTATGGGATGGAGGTGCGCGATTTCTGCCTAAACCGTTTGACCGACCGTCTGATCGCGCAGTCGGATTACGCAGAACGCCGCGCCAAGGTGCGGGCTTGGAATGCAGAAAATCCCATTCTCAAACGTGGGATTGCGTTTAGCCCGGTCAAATTCGGGATCTCGTTCACGCTGACCCACCTGAATCAGGCCGGCGCATTGGTGCATGTCTATCAGGACGGTTCGATCCATCTGAACCATGGTGGCACCGAAATGGGTCAGGGCCTGTTTCAAAAGGTCGCCCAAGTGGCCGCATCGCGGTTTGGCGTTGACGTGAATGCGGTGAAAATCACCGCCACCGATACTGGAAAAGTGCCAAACACATCCGCCACAGCAGCGTCCAGCGGGTCAGATTTGAACGGGATGGCGGTGCAGATCGCCTGCGATAAAATCCGCGCACGTATGGCACAATGTCTGGCCGATGCGCAGGGGGTTTCGCCCGAATACATTCGTTTTGCCAATGGCTTGGTTCAGGTGGGCGATCATTCCATCCCATTTTCTGAGGCCGCCAAACAGGTCTATGAAAGCCGCGTGAGCCTGTCGGCAACCGGGTTTTACAAAACGCCCGATCTGGCTTGGGATCGCATCAAAGGCAGCGGCCGGCCGTTTTTCTACTTTGCCTATGGCGCGTCGGTGACCGAGGTTGTGATTGATACATTGACCGGGGAAAATCGCATTTTGCGCAGCGACATCCTGCATGATGCAGGGGCGTCGCTAAACCCGGCATTGGATATCGGCCAAATCGAAGGTGGCTATGTCCAGGGCGCGGGTTGGCTGACCACAGAGGAACTGATCTGGGATAATGTCGGGCGGCTGCGCACCCATGCGCCGTCCACCTATAAAATTCCGGCCTGTTCGGACCGCCCCGATATTTTCAACGTGGATTTGTGGGATGAACCCAATCCCGAACAGTCGATTTACCGATCCAAAGCCGTGGGTGAACCGCCCTTTATGCACGGAATTTCGGCGTGGCTTGCGCTTGGGGATGCGGTGCAGGCCTGCGGATCACACTGGGCTGACCTACAGGCCCCCGCCACATCAGAAGCGATCCTAGACGCCATAAACAGGGCCCGCGCATGA
- the dnaE gene encoding DNA polymerase III subunit alpha: MADPTFIHLRVHSEYSLLEGAVPVKKISGLVAGMGMPAVAVTDSNNMFCALEFSEYASKEGVQPIIGCQVDLGYDVPETGKRPAPPAPIVLLAQNESGYEGLMRISSCLYVDPDGELPQVTLDELRANADNIICLTGGPDGPIGRLLRAGQRPKAEILMQQLHEIFGDRLYVELQRHPGDAGLPEAEKLSERGHVEMAYAMGIPLVATNDVYFPKPGIYEAHDALICISEGAYLDQQEPRRRLTPQHYFKSPQEMATLFADLPEAIENTVEIARRCAFKVYTRDPILPKFADDEVAELRRIANEGLQKRLAVIPHADTPEKYQERLDFELNIIEGMGFPGYFLIVADFIQWAKDNDIPVGPGRGSGAGSLVAYALTITDLDPLRYALLFERFLNPERVSMPDFDIDFCMDRREEVIRYVQQKYGRDKVGQIITFGALLSKAAVRDVGRVLQMPYGQVDRLSKMIPVEGVKPVSIEKALADEPRLREEAKNEEVVDRLLTYGQQIEGLLRNASTHAAGVVIGDRPLDALVPLYQDPRSDMPATQFNMKWVEQAGLVKFDFLGLKTLTVVQSAMDLILKSGRPIHVAADGRQLYEPAEGAENQINAIPLDDEASYKLYSAAKTVAVFQVESSGMMDALRRMKPTCIEDIVALVALYRPGPMENIPTYCEVKNGQRDLESVHPLIDHILEETQGIIVYQEQVMQIAQVMAGYSLGGADLLRRAMGKKIKEAMDAERPKFEKGAAENGVPAKKASEVFDLLEKFANYGFNKSHAAAYAVVSYQTAWLKANHPVEFMGGVMNCDIHLTDKLAVYFQEVKKGLGLSYVPPCVNRSLATFDVVDGALVYALGALKNVGAEAMQLIVDARKPDGVDTPFVTLFDLARRVDLKRVGKRPLEMLARAGAFDQLDPNRRRVFESLDSLVGYSAAIHEQKNSNQVSLFGEAGDDLPEPRLSAAQDWLPAERLAEEFKAIGFYLSGHPLDDYMVPLKRQKVLTLDDVIAKAERGACIVKMAGTVAGRQERKSARGNRFAFVQLSDPTGQYEVTMFSDTLEQAREHLESGNQVVLSVEANMESDQLKLLGRSVSPIDNAVAEAGSSALKIFVEEEAVLEPIAEILTNATRDQVRGGRGPITLCLMHSDLPGEVELDLGREFPVNPQIKGALRSLAGVLDVQEV, encoded by the coding sequence ATGGCTGATCCAACATTTATCCACCTGCGCGTTCATTCGGAATATTCCCTTCTCGAAGGGGCGGTTCCGGTTAAAAAAATATCCGGTCTCGTGGCGGGGATGGGGATGCCCGCGGTGGCGGTCACCGACAGCAATAACATGTTTTGTGCGCTGGAATTTTCCGAATATGCCAGCAAAGAGGGCGTGCAGCCGATCATCGGATGTCAGGTGGATTTGGGCTATGATGTGCCTGAAACCGGCAAACGCCCAGCCCCGCCCGCGCCGATTGTTTTGCTGGCGCAAAATGAATCCGGCTACGAAGGCTTGATGCGGATTTCGTCCTGTCTGTATGTGGATCCAGACGGCGAATTGCCCCAGGTTACGTTGGACGAACTGCGCGCCAATGCTGACAATATCATCTGTTTGACTGGTGGGCCGGATGGCCCAATCGGGCGGTTATTGCGCGCCGGACAACGCCCCAAGGCCGAAATATTGATGCAGCAATTGCATGAAATATTTGGCGATCGTCTATATGTCGAATTGCAGCGCCATCCCGGGGATGCCGGCCTGCCTGAGGCGGAAAAGCTATCCGAACGTGGCCATGTGGAAATGGCCTATGCGATGGGCATTCCGTTGGTGGCAACCAATGACGTATATTTCCCGAAACCCGGCATCTATGAGGCGCATGATGCGCTGATTTGCATTTCCGAAGGCGCCTATCTGGACCAACAGGAACCGCGCCGCCGACTGACACCACAGCACTATTTCAAAAGCCCGCAGGAAATGGCAACTCTGTTTGCTGATCTGCCAGAGGCCATTGAAAACACGGTCGAAATCGCCCGTCGCTGTGCATTCAAGGTTTATACTCGTGATCCCATTCTGCCCAAATTTGCCGATGATGAGGTCGCAGAATTGCGCCGTATCGCCAATGAAGGATTGCAAAAACGACTGGCGGTCATTCCCCATGCGGACACGCCGGAAAAATATCAGGAACGGCTGGATTTTGAGCTGAACATCATCGAAGGCATGGGCTTTCCGGGGTATTTCCTGATCGTTGCGGATTTCATCCAGTGGGCCAAAGACAACGACATTCCCGTTGGGCCGGGCCGGGGGTCCGGTGCGGGCAGTTTGGTGGCATATGCGTTGACGATTACCGATCTGGATCCGCTGCGTTATGCGCTGCTGTTTGAACGGTTTTTGAACCCGGAACGTGTGTCGATGCCCGATTTCGACATCGATTTTTGCATGGATCGCCGCGAAGAGGTGATCCGCTATGTGCAGCAGAAATACGGCCGTGACAAAGTGGGGCAGATCATCACCTTTGGTGCGCTGCTGAGTAAGGCGGCTGTGCGTGACGTTGGCCGGGTGTTGCAGATGCCCTATGGGCAGGTCGATCGGTTGTCGAAAATGATCCCGGTCGAAGGCGTAAAACCCGTATCCATCGAAAAGGCGTTGGCCGATGAGCCGCGTTTGCGCGAAGAAGCCAAAAACGAAGAGGTCGTTGACCGGCTGTTAACCTATGGCCAGCAGATCGAAGGGTTGCTGCGCAACGCATCGACCCACGCGGCGGGGGTTGTGATCGGGGATCGGCCGCTGGATGCGCTGGTGCCGCTCTATCAGGATCCACGGTCTGACATGCCTGCGACCCAGTTCAATATGAAATGGGTGGAACAGGCCGGGCTGGTTAAATTTGACTTTTTGGGCTTGAAAACCCTGACCGTTGTGCAATCGGCCATGGATTTGATTTTGAAATCCGGTCGGCCCATTCACGTGGCTGCGGATGGGCGGCAATTATACGAACCAGCAGAAGGCGCAGAAAACCAGATCAACGCGATTCCGCTGGATGATGAAGCGTCGTATAAGCTTTATTCAGCCGCGAAAACTGTGGCGGTGTTTCAGGTGGAATCCTCGGGGATGATGGATGCGCTGCGGCGCATGAAACCCACCTGTATCGAAGACATCGTGGCGCTGGTGGCCCTGTATCGCCCCGGCCCGATGGAAAACATCCCCACCTATTGTGAGGTAAAGAACGGCCAGCGTGACCTGGAATCCGTACATCCGTTGATCGATCATATCCTCGAAGAAACCCAAGGGATTATCGTTTACCAAGAACAGGTTATGCAGATTGCGCAGGTCATGGCCGGCTATTCGCTGGGCGGGGCTGACCTGTTGCGCCGGGCGATGGGGAAAAAGATCAAAGAGGCGATGGATGCCGAGCGGCCCAAATTCGAAAAAGGGGCGGCTGAAAACGGTGTGCCCGCCAAAAAAGCGTCCGAAGTGTTCGATTTGTTGGAAAAATTCGCCAACTATGGGTTCAACAAATCCCACGCGGCGGCCTATGCGGTGGTCAGCTATCAAACCGCTTGGCTAAAGGCCAACCACCCGGTCGAATTTATGGGTGGCGTGATGAATTGCGATATCCACCTGACCGACAAATTGGCGGTGTATTTCCAAGAGGTCAAAAAAGGTCTGGGGCTAAGCTATGTGCCGCCCTGTGTGAACCGATCCTTGGCGACGTTTGATGTGGTTGACGGCGCGTTGGTTTATGCGCTGGGTGCGTTGAAAAACGTGGGCGCTGAGGCGATGCAATTGATCGTCGATGCCCGCAAACCCGATGGTGTGGACACGCCGTTTGTCACGTTGTTCGATCTGGCCCGTCGGGTGGATCTGAAACGGGTCGGCAAACGTCCGTTGGAAATGTTGGCGCGGGCCGGGGCGTTTGATCAGCTGGATCCAAACCGTCGCCGCGTATTCGAAAGCCTTGATTCATTGGTCGGTTATTCCGCCGCAATCCATGAACAGAAAAATTCGAACCAAGTCAGCCTGTTTGGCGAAGCAGGCGATGATCTGCCCGAACCGCGCCTATCTGCGGCGCAGGATTGGCTGCCTGCTGAACGTCTGGCAGAGGAATTCAAAGCAATTGGGTTCTATCTGTCTGGCCATCCGCTGGATGATTATATGGTGCCGCTCAAACGCCAAAAGGTGCTGACCTTGGATGATGTGATCGCCAAGGCCGAGCGCGGGGCCTGTATCGTGAAAATGGCGGGCACGGTGGCGGGACGCCAAGAACGCAAATCGGCGCGCGGCAACCGGTTTGCCTTTGTGCAATTGTCCGACCCGACCGGCCAATACGAAGTAACGATGTTTTCAGACACGTTGGAACAGGCGCGTGAACATTTGGAGAGCGGCAATCAAGTGGTCCTGTCGGTCGAAGCCAACATGGAAAGCGACCAGCTAAAGCTGTTGGGTCGGTCGGTTTCGCCGATTGATAATGCCGTCGCAGAGGCCGGGTCATCCGCGTTAAAAATCTTTGTCGAAGAAGAAGCGGTGCTGGAGCCTATCGCCGAAATCTTAACCAATGCGACGCGGGATCAGGTGCGCGGTGGGCGTGGTCCGATCACGTTGTGCCTGATGCATTCCGATTTGCCGGGCGAAGTTGAACTAGATCTTGGGCGTGAATTCCCGGTTAACCCCCAGATAAAGGGGGCTCTGCGGTCTTTGGCCGGTGTGTTGGATGTCCAAGAGGTCTGA
- the xdhC gene encoding xanthine dehydrogenase accessory protein XdhC: MKDFAPPSTVLRIRVEAVRGSAPRDAGTEMVVWSDPNGVALPGNLRVGMHGTIGGGRLELEAIRFALLCQKNGQKTGRRTFPLGPELGQCCGGAVTITVDVSDHAPHSCQLECDAPTTIPILPGQCAPTEVWIWGAGHVGRALNSALATLPGMNVTWVDVSADRFPANTANARVLTAEKPEHLVRHAPIDAHHIVLTYSHDFDFALCHALLSHGFASAGVIGSATKWARFRSRLTNLGHTDAQILSIACPIGDPTLGKHPTAIAVGVAQALLRLSGAQDPDHRNSKLERAG, encoded by the coding sequence ATGAAGGATTTCGCCCCCCCATCAACCGTTTTACGTATCCGAGTGGAAGCCGTGCGCGGATCTGCCCCACGGGATGCCGGAACGGAAATGGTGGTGTGGTCCGACCCCAATGGAGTGGCTTTGCCCGGCAATTTACGGGTCGGCATGCATGGCACAATTGGCGGTGGCCGATTAGAGCTGGAAGCCATTCGATTTGCGTTATTGTGCCAAAAGAACGGTCAAAAAACCGGGCGCAGAACCTTTCCTTTGGGGCCAGAACTGGGCCAGTGCTGCGGCGGGGCCGTGACCATAACGGTTGATGTGTCTGACCACGCGCCACATTCGTGTCAGCTTGAATGCGACGCACCGACAACTATCCCGATCCTGCCGGGCCAATGCGCCCCAACAGAGGTCTGGATTTGGGGCGCGGGGCATGTGGGGCGCGCGTTGAATTCTGCCTTGGCAACGTTGCCCGGTATGAATGTGACATGGGTGGATGTCAGCGCCGACAGATTCCCGGCGAACACCGCCAATGCCAGGGTTTTGACCGCTGAAAAACCCGAACATCTGGTGCGCCACGCGCCCATTGATGCCCATCACATCGTGCTAACTTATTCTCACGACTTCGACTTTGCCCTGTGCCATGCGCTGCTGTCGCATGGGTTTGCCAGTGCCGGTGTGATCGGATCGGCGACCAAATGGGCCCGGTTCCGATCCCGTTTAACCAACCTTGGCCATACAGATGCACAAATATTAAGCATTGCCTGCCCAATAGGCGATCCGACCCTTGGGAAACACCCGACAGCCATTGCCGTTGGCGTGGCGCAGGCGCTACTAAGGCTGTCGGGCGCGCAGGACCCTGACCACCGCAACTCGAAACTGGAGAGAGCTGGATGA
- a CDS encoding xanthine dehydrogenase small subunit: protein MDITFLLNGESVDVKGIAPTTTLLDWLRETRNLKGTKEACREGDCGACSVMVTDKSGVRTLNSCILFMAQLDGQAIRTVEGIQSPDGTLHPVQQAMVDHHGSQCGFCTPGFVVSMATGHLNGRKDHDDILAGNLCRCTGYAPIIRAAQAAQDSAVPTWIIDDLPAPSTLPDFIPETSDDLAAWYLANPDATLIAGATDVGLWVTKQMRDLPKVAFLNRCTDLQQIDKTETSIRFGAGVTMNHVRSAIALHYPSYADMIRRYGSEQVRNAATIGGNIANGSPIGDNPPVLIALDAVLHLRRGDVTRDLPMADFFVEYGKQDRQPGEFVTGVSVPLGHENLRCYKLSKRFDQDISAVLGAFNLTISDGVITDARIAFGGMAGIPMRAKSVETALIHQPWSTSTIDAALDQFAQDFTPMTDMRASAAYRLQAAQNMLRRYFADLSGQSINVLEVTP, encoded by the coding sequence ATGGACATCACCTTTCTTCTCAACGGAGAGAGCGTGGATGTGAAGGGCATAGCCCCAACCACCACATTGCTGGATTGGCTGCGCGAAACGCGTAACCTGAAAGGAACCAAAGAGGCCTGCCGCGAAGGCGATTGCGGCGCATGTTCTGTGATGGTCACAGACAAAAGCGGCGTGCGCACGCTGAATTCCTGCATCCTGTTTATGGCCCAGCTCGACGGTCAGGCCATTCGCACGGTCGAAGGCATCCAAAGCCCCGATGGCACCCTGCACCCCGTTCAGCAAGCCATGGTGGATCACCACGGATCACAATGCGGGTTCTGCACGCCCGGCTTTGTTGTGTCGATGGCCACGGGGCATCTGAATGGTCGCAAGGATCACGACGATATTCTGGCGGGCAATCTGTGCCGGTGCACGGGTTATGCGCCGATCATCCGCGCCGCGCAGGCCGCCCAAGACAGCGCTGTGCCCACATGGATCATTGACGATCTACCGGCCCCCTCAACCCTGCCGGATTTCATCCCTGAGACTTCCGATGATTTGGCCGCATGGTATCTGGCCAATCCCGATGCCACATTAATCGCGGGGGCCACGGATGTCGGGCTTTGGGTGACAAAACAAATGCGCGACCTGCCCAAAGTGGCCTTTTTGAACCGGTGCACGGATTTGCAACAGATTGATAAGACCGAAACAAGCATTCGGTTTGGCGCAGGCGTCACTATGAACCATGTGCGCAGCGCAATTGCCCTCCATTATCCATCCTATGCGGATATGATCCGTCGCTATGGGTCCGAACAGGTGCGCAATGCGGCCACGATTGGCGGTAATATCGCCAATGGATCCCCGATTGGGGACAACCCCCCGGTTCTGATTGCGCTGGATGCGGTGCTTCACCTGCGCCGCGGCGATGTGACCCGTGATCTGCCGATGGCCGATTTCTTTGTCGAATACGGAAAACAAGACCGCCAGCCGGGCGAATTTGTCACCGGGGTCAGCGTGCCTTTGGGCCATGAAAACCTGCGGTGTTACAAATTATCCAAACGCTTTGATCAGGATATTTCTGCGGTATTGGGCGCGTTCAACCTGACGATATCAGACGGTGTGATCACCGATGCGCGCATTGCTTTTGGTGGGATGGCGGGCATTCCGATGCGGGCGAAATCCGTTGAAACGGCGCTGATACATCAGCCCTGGTCCACATCAACAATCGACGCCGCGTTGGATCAATTCGCGCAGGATTTCACCCCGATGACCGATATGCGGGCCTCTGCGGCCTATCGATTGCAGGCCGCACAAAACATGCTGCGCCGGTATTTCGCCGACCTTTCTGGCCAATCTATCAACGTGTTAGAGGTCACTCCATGA
- a CDS encoding SlyX family protein, whose protein sequence is MTDLVRLEEQIAHLTQVTEDLSEVVARQDKELALLTRRMMLLMERAAEQDQDQGGTIPLADQRPPHW, encoded by the coding sequence ATGACCGATCTGGTCAGACTCGAAGAACAGATTGCGCATTTGACCCAAGTGACCGAGGATCTGTCCGAGGTTGTGGCGCGGCAGGACAAAGAACTGGCCCTGTTGACCCGGCGGATGATGCTGTTGATGGAACGCGCAGCGGAACAGGATCAGGACCAAGGCGGGACAATTCCATTGGCGGATCAGCGTCCGCCACATTGGTAG
- a CDS encoding ABC transporter permease, with amino-acid sequence MIQLEKRPQASAIWTYIAPLLAVILTMIAGGILFAFLGNDPFEAIRTIFWDPLFGEFASFHRPQILIKAAPLVLIAIGLSLGFRAGIWNIGAEGQYIMGAICGAAVGLAFYPTESVFILPLMVIAGALGGWAWAMIPALLRVKFQTNEILVSLMLVYVAEQLLASVSLSLLRNPDGHGFPGSRNLAQYESATSWIDKSAGMHWGVVAALIAVVFSYVILSRHMLGFNIRLTGESPRAAAFSGVNPTRMIVICMGLSGVLAGLAGMFEVSGPGAQISIDFNVGYGFTAIIVAFLGRLHPIGILMAGGVMALTYVGGGNAQAQLQLPAAAIQLFQGMLLFFLLALDVMTNYRPVRKKEAL; translated from the coding sequence ATGATCCAGCTGGAAAAACGGCCTCAGGCTTCGGCCATTTGGACATATATCGCGCCCTTATTGGCGGTGATCCTGACGATGATCGCGGGCGGCATCCTGTTTGCGTTTCTCGGAAATGACCCGTTTGAGGCGATCCGCACGATTTTCTGGGATCCGCTATTTGGCGAATTTGCGTCTTTTCACCGCCCGCAAATTCTCATCAAGGCTGCCCCTTTGGTGTTGATCGCCATCGGATTGTCGCTGGGGTTTCGGGCTGGGATCTGGAATATCGGCGCCGAAGGTCAATACATCATGGGCGCGATTTGTGGCGCGGCTGTGGGGCTGGCGTTTTATCCAACCGAAAGCGTGTTCATCCTGCCGTTGATGGTGATTGCGGGCGCGCTTGGGGGGTGGGCTTGGGCGATGATCCCCGCCCTGCTCAGGGTGAAATTCCAAACCAACGAAATCCTTGTGTCCCTGATGCTGGTCTATGTCGCCGAACAGCTATTGGCGTCTGTTTCCCTTAGTCTTTTGCGCAACCCAGATGGCCACGGTTTCCCCGGATCCCGCAATTTGGCGCAGTATGAATCAGCCACCAGTTGGATCGACAAATCGGCTGGTATGCATTGGGGTGTTGTTGCCGCACTGATTGCGGTGGTTTTCAGCTATGTTATCCTGAGCCGTCACATGTTGGGGTTCAACATCCGCCTGACCGGCGAAAGCCCCCGTGCAGCGGCGTTTTCCGGCGTGAACCCAACCCGGATGATCGTGATCTGCATGGGGCTGTCGGGGGTATTGGCCGGGCTTGCTGGCATGTTCGAAGTGTCCGGCCCCGGTGCCCAGATCAGCATTGATTTCAACGTCGGCTATGGGTTCACGGCCATTATCGTGGCGTTTCTGGGCCGGTTGCATCCGATCGGCATTTTGATGGCCGGGGGTGTCATGGCTTTGACATATGTGGGCGGCGGAAACGCACAAGCCCAACTGCAATTGCCCGCCGCCGCGATCCAACTGTTCCAAGGCATGCTGCTGTTTTTCCTGCTCGCATTGGATGTGATGACCAATTATCGCCCCGTGCGCAAAAAGGAGGCTCTGTAA
- a CDS encoding ABC transporter ATP-binding protein — MTQTLLKLNGLTKAYPGVVANADVSFEIGVGEVHALLGENGAGKSTLVKTIYGLVKPDSGTMTLNDTPFAPSDPHKARASGVAMVFQHFSLFEALDVAENVALGMENPPPQRELAGQIKEVSQKYGLPLDPHRIVGDLSAGERQRVEIIRCLLQEPKLLIMDEPTSVLTPQEVEILFHTLRKLSAEGTAILYISHKLDEIRALCENATILRLGKVVGDCDPRQTSSREMAEMMVGGTLHVPERDAAEPGPVTLQLSQLSAASPRPFGMALRDINLTMHQGEVLGIGGVAGNGQDELLLALSGEMLTDPGSVQFNGADISHLPPNARRKLGLLAAPEERLGHAAAPGMSLVENAILSGSVRENLTQNGFLRWGKAREFAEKIIADFDVRTPSAGNAARSLSGGNLQKFVIGREILQRPELLIVNQPTWGVDAAAAAAIRQALLNLAEKGAAVIVISQDLDELMEISDRFCALNEGRLSDPRPAKGLTVEEIGLMLGGAHDMHDIEGVA; from the coding sequence ATGACGCAGACTTTGCTGAAGCTTAATGGCCTGACCAAGGCCTATCCGGGTGTTGTCGCCAATGCTGACGTTTCGTTTGAAATTGGCGTCGGCGAAGTGCACGCATTGCTGGGCGAAAACGGCGCGGGCAAATCGACATTGGTCAAAACCATCTATGGATTGGTAAAACCCGACAGCGGCACGATGACCCTAAATGATACGCCATTTGCCCCATCCGACCCGCACAAAGCCCGCGCATCCGGCGTGGCGATGGTGTTTCAGCATTTTTCCCTATTCGAAGCGTTGGACGTGGCCGAAAATGTGGCCTTGGGCATGGAAAATCCACCGCCGCAACGGGAATTGGCTGGGCAAATCAAAGAGGTGTCACAGAAATACGGATTGCCGCTTGATCCGCATCGGATTGTTGGCGACCTGTCCGCCGGGGAACGCCAACGGGTCGAAATCATCCGCTGTCTGCTGCAGGAACCAAAACTGTTGATCATGGATGAACCCACCAGCGTTCTGACCCCGCAAGAGGTCGAAATCCTGTTTCACACCCTGCGCAAATTGTCCGCCGAAGGCACGGCGATCCTCTATATTTCCCACAAACTCGATGAAATTCGCGCGTTATGTGAAAACGCCACTATTTTGCGACTGGGCAAAGTGGTCGGCGATTGCGACCCGCGACAGACATCATCACGCGAAATGGCGGAAATGATGGTGGGCGGCACGTTGCATGTGCCCGAACGCGACGCCGCCGAACCCGGCCCGGTAACCCTGCAACTATCACAGCTATCCGCCGCCTCACCGCGCCCGTTTGGCATGGCGTTGCGCGACATCAATCTGACCATGCACCAAGGCGAAGTGCTGGGCATCGGTGGGGTCGCGGGCAATGGACAGGATGAATTGTTACTGGCTTTGTCGGGCGAAATGCTGACCGATCCGGGGTCGGTGCAATTTAACGGCGCGGACATATCGCATCTGCCGCCGAATGCCCGACGCAAGCTGGGATTATTGGCCGCCCCCGAAGAACGGCTAGGTCACGCCGCCGCACCGGGTATGTCACTGGTTGAAAACGCTATTTTGTCCGGATCGGTGCGCGAAAACCTGACCCAAAACGGGTTTCTTCGCTGGGGCAAGGCCCGTGAGTTTGCCGAAAAAATCATCGCCGATTTCGACGTCCGCACACCCAGTGCGGGCAATGCCGCACGATCGCTATCCGGCGGGAACCTGCAGAAATTTGTGATCGGTCGTGAAATCCTGCAACGGCCCGAATTGTTGATCGTCAATCAGCCCACTTGGGGGGTGGATGCCGCCGCAGCAGCCGCGATCCGGCAGGCCCTGCTGAACCTTGCCGAAAAAGGTGCAGCCGTGATCGTGATTTCGCAAGACTTGGATGAATTGATGGAAATTTCGGACCGGTTCTGCGCGCTGAACGAAGGTCGCCTATCCGACCCCCGCCCCGCCAAAGGATTAACGGTCGAAGAAATCGGTCTGATGCTGGGCGGCGCCCATGACATGCACGACATTGAGGGGGTCGCATGA